A window of the Planctomycetia bacterium genome harbors these coding sequences:
- a CDS encoding DUF4404 family protein — MSTEDLAKLKQTLGELHAELERLDPADANVRTMLSEALEEIQSTLRHQQAGGVPEPSNIALPSRLTTAAREFEETHPQLSGLLGSVIDALSRMGI, encoded by the coding sequence ATGAGCACCGAAGACCTCGCGAAGTTAAAACAGACCCTCGGCGAACTCCACGCGGAGTTGGAACGCCTCGATCCGGCGGACGCCAACGTGCGCACCATGCTCTCGGAGGCGCTGGAGGAAATCCAGTCGACGTTGCGCCACCAACAAGCCGGCGGCGTGCCCGAGCCATCAAACATTGCGCTCCCCAGCCGGCTGACTACCGCGGCGCGCGAGTTCGAAGAAACGCACCCGCAACTTTCCGGATTGCTGGGCAGTGTGATTGATGCGCTCTCGCGCATGGGGATCTAA
- a CDS encoding endonuclease III domain-containing protein, producing the protein MSGNVEEAYQRLFAAYGPQHWWPAETPFEMIVGSVLTQNTHWSNVAKALENLREEGLLDAAALHRLPADELAELIRPAGYYRLKAGRLKRLLDLLFERFSGSLDEMFSLSLDDLRELLLSVNGVGPETADSILLYAGEFPTFVVDTYTHRVFKRHAWIEDDADYHALKDHIESGLERSAPLFNEYHALLVKVGKEHCGPKPKCEGCPLQELLPPRGPHEPAPLD; encoded by the coding sequence ATGAGCGGCAATGTCGAGGAAGCCTATCAGCGTTTGTTCGCGGCCTACGGCCCGCAACATTGGTGGCCGGCGGAAACGCCGTTCGAAATGATCGTCGGCTCGGTGCTGACGCAAAACACCCACTGGTCGAACGTCGCCAAGGCCCTCGAAAACCTGCGTGAAGAAGGCCTGCTCGACGCCGCGGCGCTCCATCGATTGCCCGCGGATGAACTTGCCGAACTGATTCGGCCCGCCGGCTACTATCGGCTCAAAGCGGGGCGGCTCAAACGTCTTTTGGACCTGTTGTTCGAGCGGTTTTCCGGATCGCTCGACGAGATGTTTTCATTGTCGCTGGATGACTTGCGCGAATTGCTGCTCAGCGTGAATGGAGTCGGGCCGGAAACCGCGGATTCAATCCTGCTTTATGCGGGCGAATTCCCGACGTTCGTCGTCGATACCTACACGCACCGTGTTTTCAAACGGCACGCGTGGATCGAGGACGACGCGGACTATCACGCACTCAAGGACCACATCGAATCCGGCCTGGAACGCTCCGCGCCGCTGTTCAACGAATATCACGCCTTGCTCGTCAAAGTCGGCAAGGAACACTGCGGTCCGAAGCCGAAATGCGAAGGTTGCCCATTACAAGAACTACTGCCGCCCCGCGGACCGCACGAGCCGGCGCCGCTCGATTAA